ATAACGGCTTAGCACCGTCTTTTCCCTTTTGAATACAATTCAATCGAAAAAAGATGCTCTAGGGGCGTAATTCGCGATCATCTATGTGCTGATTTTCACCGGCCATCAGCTCTCTAAAACAGGGAAATGATCACTACTTCTCCCTTTCCACGCTCAATTATTCATATACTTTTCTTTATACCATCATTTATATAGGCGTGTCAAATAGAGGTCAGGTTTCCCTTCTTGTCAATCCTTTACAACACCATAAAGAGTATCGTAATAAGAGAAAGAATTGGAACCCCAACTAATAATGATACATGAAACACAATCGATAAATCATTCCCAATGGTCGCCTCCACAGGATCTTTCGCTGGGGAACCAAGAAACCCGATTAATCGATCGAATCGACTTACCGTTTTTGGAAAGTTTGGTATTTCTACATGATCACTATCTAAATGTTGCTTTAACTTATATTCACTCTTAAAGGGATTTTCGCTCAATTTCGTCCACCTCCAGCAATTGTTTCAATTTCTTTATCCCGTTATGAAGTCTCGATTTCACCGTTCCAATCGGAATGTTTAATATCTCTGCAATTTCTTTTTGCTGCATGTCATGATAATAAGAAAGGATTAGGACCGCTCTTTGCTCTTCTGGAACTTTCAAAATTGCTTCTCTTACTGTGAGCCGATCTTCGTGAGAAAATTCTTTTTCCGGAATCGGCACTAAAAATGGCAAAAGCGTACGCCACTTTTTTCTCCTATTTAATTTATTAATCATAAGACGATAACCAATTTGAAATAAATACG
This genomic interval from Bacillus thuringiensis contains the following:
- a CDS encoding RNA polymerase sigma factor codes for the protein MAQIGIEEELMLAYQSGDKQAGERLYVLIKPALYTFLYRFNRDEQLSIDLVQDTFLTLERKKHMYELEKGKIKTYLFQIGYRLMINKLNRRKKWRTLLPFLVPIPEKEFSHEDRLTVREAILKVPEEQRAVLILSYYHDMQQKEIAEILNIPIGTVKSRLHNGIKKLKQLLEVDEIERKSL